The following are encoded together in the Echinicola jeungdonensis genome:
- the mptB gene encoding polyprenol phosphomannose-dependent alpha 1,6 mannosyltransferase MptB, protein MKGNTAKIGVLIFLFLLTLGLLSYGIPRENFIIYFAVYAILFSVYLAVVSRFLHKRFSFFQLIFTAVVARLVAFWGIPGLSDDFYRFFWDGHMLLEGINPYAYSPQEFLTISSSSYWENLYPFLNSPENFSVYPPINQAIFAIAAWFGGQPFIGQLIIIRLILLIFECWSIFLMVRLFEVRGMAQNAAWWYALNPLVIIEVIGNLHFEGMMLPFILLAVLSLVQGKSLKGGLALGCAVGVKLTPLILIPLIIRYLGKKKILLWGIGLVTTLLISFSPLLWGASWLNFWESLSLYYGKFEFNASIYYLLREVGYWIKGYNTIVILSKVLALITFLLILFFSWTRNNNRKEGMIQKLPLIYFVFLLFSMVVHPWYLIPLLGLGIVAGMYFPVAWSFLVFLSYHAYQRQVYQESTIIIILEYALLFYAIYLDKNKIFHRKTLNFK, encoded by the coding sequence ATGAAGGGGAACACTGCAAAAATAGGGGTTTTGATTTTCTTGTTCTTATTGACTTTGGGGTTGTTGAGTTATGGAATTCCCCGGGAAAATTTTATTATTTATTTTGCAGTATATGCAATATTATTTTCTGTTTACCTGGCTGTAGTTAGCCGTTTTTTGCATAAGAGGTTTTCATTTTTCCAATTAATCTTCACAGCAGTTGTAGCCAGGTTAGTGGCTTTTTGGGGAATACCTGGTCTTTCGGATGATTTTTACCGCTTTTTTTGGGATGGCCATATGCTATTGGAGGGAATAAACCCTTACGCTTATTCTCCCCAGGAGTTTTTGACTATTTCATCGAGCAGTTATTGGGAAAACTTATACCCTTTCCTAAATTCCCCTGAAAATTTTAGCGTATATCCCCCCATCAACCAAGCCATTTTTGCAATTGCAGCTTGGTTTGGTGGACAACCTTTTATTGGCCAACTGATTATTATAAGGTTGATATTATTAATATTTGAATGCTGGTCAATTTTTTTGATGGTTAGATTATTTGAAGTCAGGGGAATGGCCCAAAATGCCGCATGGTGGTATGCACTTAATCCGCTGGTCATCATAGAGGTGATTGGGAATTTGCATTTTGAAGGAATGATGTTACCCTTTATTTTGCTGGCTGTTCTTTCTTTGGTTCAAGGGAAATCTTTGAAAGGAGGATTGGCCTTGGGTTGTGCGGTAGGAGTCAAATTGACGCCATTGATTCTTATTCCATTAATTATCAGATATTTGGGAAAGAAAAAAATTCTGCTCTGGGGGATTGGATTGGTGACCACATTATTAATTTCATTTTCCCCTTTATTGTGGGGGGCGAGTTGGTTAAACTTCTGGGAAAGCCTAAGTTTATATTATGGCAAATTTGAGTTTAACGCTTCCATTTATTACCTGTTGAGAGAGGTTGGTTATTGGATTAAAGGATACAATACCATAGTTATTTTGAGTAAAGTATTGGCCTTAATAACCTTTTTATTGATTTTGTTTTTTAGTTGGACCAGAAATAATAATAGAAAAGAGGGCATGATTCAGAAATTGCCTTTAATTTATTTTGTCTTCCTTTTATTCAGCATGGTGGTTCACCCTTGGTATTTGATACCACTATTGGGTTTAGGGATTGTTGCAGGAATGTATTTTCCGGTGGCCTGGTCATTTTTGGTTTTTTTGTCATATCATGCCTATCAAAGACAGGTATATCAAGAATCT
- a CDS encoding glycosyltransferase family 2 protein has translation MPNNPPIIDVIIPANNEEQSIGHVVREIPGIVRSIVVVNNNSTDTTAEVARQAGAEVVDEPIKGYGRACLRGIAYLLNKETPPGILVFLDGDYSDYPGELEKVVAPIIHQNVDLVIGSRELGIKEPGAMTFPQVFGNWLSTRLMFVFYGVKYSDLGPFRAIKWEKLQILNMVDQNFGWTIEMQIKAAKHGLQYREIPVNYKKRIGTSKVSGTVKGTFMAGYKIILTIFKYL, from the coding sequence ATGCCCAATAATCCACCCATCATAGATGTTATCATTCCAGCCAATAATGAGGAGCAATCCATAGGCCATGTCGTCAGGGAAATTCCCGGGATTGTTAGATCCATTGTTGTAGTCAATAATAACTCAACTGATACTACAGCAGAGGTCGCACGTCAGGCAGGGGCAGAGGTTGTGGATGAACCGATAAAAGGATATGGCAGGGCTTGTTTAAGAGGGATAGCTTACCTTTTAAATAAAGAAACCCCTCCGGGGATTTTAGTTTTTTTAGATGGGGATTACAGTGATTACCCTGGGGAACTGGAAAAAGTTGTGGCCCCCATCATTCATCAAAACGTAGATTTAGTTATCGGGTCCAGGGAATTGGGTATAAAGGAACCCGGGGCAATGACATTTCCGCAGGTTTTTGGGAATTGGCTGTCTACTCGATTGATGTTTGTTTTTTATGGTGTGAAATATTCTGATTTAGGGCCATTTAGGGCTATAAAATGGGAAAAACTCCAGATATTAAATATGGTGGACCAAAACTTTGGTTGGACCATCGAAATGCAGATCAAAGCAGCAAAACATGGTTTGCAGTATCGGGAAATCCCGGTAAATTACAAAAAAAGGATAGGTACGTCCAAAGTTAGTGGAACGGTCAAAGGAACCTTTATGGCTGGTTATAAAATAATCCTGACGATATTTAAATACCTATAA
- a CDS encoding cellulose synthase family protein yields the protein MSWILYSFIGLYLLGMLFIFVYGLAQAHLLYHFFKNGNPQKKGQVPAHWPRVTIQLPIFNEKYVAERLIDAISQIHYPKEKLQIQILDDSTDETSKILKERLKLYPNFNFQYIHRKERKGFKAGALKEGLQHAKGEFIAIFDSDFIPDPHFLYQSIPHFSQIEVGMVQSRWSHLNENYSLLTRLQAFALDAHFMIEQVGRNKQNAFINFNGTAGVWRKSCILDAGDWESDTLTEDLDLSYRAQKAGWKFIYLKDVESPAELPPVMSALKSQQFRWTKGGAECAVKHLKSVLKGNFPLKVKLHALAHLLNSTVFIAVLMVSLSSIPLWYAVIAGLFPSILFKWAGLFLLGFGLISLVYLVARLQAHKSKWKAMRDFIWEWPFFLAVSMGMALHNSLAVLEGLFGKKSPFIRTPKFNLEKFKNGKNQYLNWQKPWTTYGEGGLAILFLSMVILGFYLQNLIMVPFHFLLFLGYGMVFWQSFKSA from the coding sequence ATGAGTTGGATTTTATATAGCTTTATTGGGCTTTACCTGTTGGGAATGTTGTTTATATTCGTTTACGGACTAGCACAGGCCCACTTGTTGTATCATTTTTTCAAGAATGGAAACCCTCAGAAAAAAGGACAAGTTCCTGCCCATTGGCCACGGGTTACCATTCAGCTTCCCATTTTTAATGAAAAATATGTTGCTGAAAGGCTTATTGATGCCATATCCCAAATCCATTATCCCAAAGAAAAGTTACAAATTCAAATTCTGGATGACAGTACAGATGAAACCAGTAAAATTTTAAAGGAAAGGTTAAAGCTATATCCGAATTTTAATTTTCAATATATCCACCGAAAGGAAAGAAAGGGTTTTAAAGCTGGAGCTTTAAAGGAGGGCCTTCAGCATGCAAAAGGAGAATTTATTGCCATTTTTGACTCTGATTTTATACCTGACCCTCATTTTTTATACCAATCCATTCCACATTTCAGCCAAATAGAAGTGGGGATGGTACAATCCAGATGGAGCCATCTGAATGAGAATTACAGTTTGCTTACCCGCTTGCAGGCATTTGCCTTGGATGCACATTTTATGATAGAGCAGGTAGGAAGAAATAAGCAAAATGCCTTTATCAACTTTAACGGAACTGCTGGTGTTTGGAGAAAATCCTGCATTCTGGATGCTGGAGATTGGGAATCAGATACCCTGACGGAGGATTTGGATTTAAGTTACCGTGCTCAAAAAGCAGGTTGGAAATTTATTTATTTGAAAGATGTGGAATCCCCTGCCGAATTGCCTCCTGTCATGAGTGCATTGAAATCCCAGCAATTTAGGTGGACAAAGGGAGGGGCCGAATGTGCAGTAAAACACCTTAAATCTGTTCTGAAAGGAAACTTTCCATTAAAGGTGAAATTGCATGCCCTTGCCCATTTGCTCAATAGTACGGTGTTTATTGCTGTTTTAATGGTTTCTCTTAGTAGTATTCCTTTATGGTATGCTGTAATAGCAGGCTTATTTCCTTCTATTTTGTTTAAATGGGCAGGCCTTTTTTTATTAGGATTTGGATTGATCAGCTTGGTTTATTTGGTTGCCAGGTTGCAAGCCCATAAAAGTAAATGGAAAGCAATGCGGGATTTTATTTGGGAATGGCCGTTTTTTTTGGCGGTATCCATGGGGATGGCTCTCCATAATTCATTGGCGGTTTTAGAGGGGCTTTTTGGAAAGAAATCGCCCTTTATCCGTACGCCCAAATTTAATTTAGAAAAATTTAAAAATGGCAAGAACCAATACTTAAATTGGCAAAAACCTTGGACTACCTATGGAGAGGGAGGATTGGCTATTTTATTTTTGTCCATGGTCATTTTAGGATTTTACCTCCAAAACCTAATAATGGTACCTTTCCATTTTCTTCTGTTTTTGGGTTATGGCATGGTCTTTTGGCAAAGCTTTAAATCTGCCTAA